The sequence below is a genomic window from Desulfobacteraceae bacterium.
CAACCCGGTGGTCATCGAGGCCTACCTGGGCAAGGAGGGAGTGGAGTAGCCATGCTGAAAGTTGAAAACCTGAGGGTTTCCTACGGCAAGATCGCCGCCCTGCACGGCATCGATTTTCACGTGGACCAAGGCGAAATCGTCACCATCATCGGCGCCAACGGCGCCGGCAAGAGCACGACCCTGCGGGCGGTCTCGCGGATGGTGCCGGTCTCCGACGGCAGCCGGCTGACCTACAACGGCCAAAATCTGCTGGACTACAGCGCCGACCGGGTGGTCAGCCAGCTGGGGCTGACCCATGTGCCCGAGGGGCGGCGCTTGTTCGGCAATCTGACCGTTTTGGAAAACCTCAAGCTGGCCTGCTTCGCGCGCAAGGATCGGGATCAGATCAAACGCGACCTGGAGCGCGTCTTCGGCATTTTTACGCGCCTGGGCGAGCGCCGGGAGCAGAAGGCCGGGACCCTCAGCGGCGGGGAGCAGCAGATGCTGGCCATCGGGCGGGCCTTCATGAGCGGGCGCAAGATCATGCTGCTGGACGAGCCGTCCATGGGGCTTGCGCCGCTTTTGATGATGGGGGTCTTCAACGCCCTG
It includes:
- a CDS encoding ABC transporter ATP-binding protein; the encoded protein is MLKVENLRVSYGKIAALHGIDFHVDQGEIVTIIGANGAGKSTTLRAVSRMVPVSDGSRLTYNGQNLLDYSADRVVSQLGLTHVPEGRRLFGNLTVLENLKLACFARKDRDQIKRDLERVFGIFTRLGERREQKAGTLSGGEQQMLAIGRAFMSGRKIMLLDEPSMGLAPLLMMGVFNALREINQEGTAILLVEQNARLALKFAQRGYVLENGHLVLEGSGADLLQNPQVKNAYLGG